From a region of the Fusarium verticillioides 7600 chromosome 9, whole genome shotgun sequence genome:
- a CDS encoding galactonate dehydratase: MAKITSVKYYRVKPRWLMVKVVDENGQYGWGEATLEGHDLAVEGCLDEMIPRIIGQEANDIENIWQTFWRHGFYRGGPVFMSAISGIDIALWDLKGRNLKVPIYELLGGKVRNKIQVYCWIGGDRPSDIEAAAKKRLEQGLTCVKMNATEDLGWIDSPSALDSTVERLKQVKALGLDAGLDFHGRCHKAMAKQLARALEPHRPLFIEEPILVEHPEAIKKLSDQTVIPIAFGERLYTRWDIKRFLEDSSVDILQPDIAHAGGISETKRIATMAEAYDVAIAPHCPLGPVAFAASVQVALSSPNFAILEMSLGMHYNTEAGDIDLLTYLNNPSVFDLEGGHVKAPTGYGLGIEIDEEMVARIAKETEPWQCKTFHGPDGSIREW, from the exons ATGGCCAAGATCACTTCCGTCAAATACTACCGTGTTAAGCCGCGATGGCTGATGGTGaaagtcgttgatgagaatggacAATATGGATGGGGTGAAGCTACGCTCGAGGGTCATgatcttgctgttgaggggTGTTTGGACGAGATGATTCCGCGGATCATTGGGCAAGAAGCAAA TGATATCGAAAATATCTGGCAAACCTTCTGGCGTCATGGATTCTACCGCGGCGGACCAGTTTTCATGTCTGCCATCTCAGGCATTGACATCGCGTTATGGGATTTGAAAG GTCGCAATCTGAAGGTACCTATCTACGAGCTCCTCGGCGGTAAGGTCCGCAACAAAATCCAAGTTTACTGCTGGATCGGTGGTGATAGGCCATCAGATATCGAAGCAGCCGC AAAGAAGCGCCTTGAGCAAGGCCTCACATGCGTCAAGATGAACGCCACCGAAGACTTAGGATGGATTGACTCCCCATCCGCCCTCGACAGCACCGTTGAGCGTCTCAAACAGGTAAAGGCATTAGGTCTCGACGCAGGTCTTGACTTCCACGGAAGGTGTCATAAAGCAATGGCGAAGCAACTCGCACGAGCCCTTGAACCCCACCGACCTCTGTTCATAGAGGAGCCTATTCTCGTGGAGCATCctgaggctatcaagaagctgtctGACCAGACTGTCATCCCAATTGCCTTCGGTGAGCGCCTATATACACGCTGGGATATCAAACGCTTCCTAGAAGATTCGAGTGTCGATATCCTACAACCTGACATCGCGCACGCAGGCGGTATTTCTGAGACGAAGCGTATAGCTACTATGGCTGAAGCTTACGATGTCGCCATCGCGCCTCACTGTCCACTTGGACCAGTCGCATTCGCTGCTTCTGTTCAAGTAGCGCTGTCATCACCAAACTTTGCCATTTtggagatgagcttgggGATGCATTATAACACGGAGGCCGGAGATATTGATCTCTTGACGTATCTCAATAATCCTAGTGTTTTTGATCTAGAAGGTGGTCACGTCAAGGCGCCTACGGGGTATGGATTGGGaattgagattgatgaggagatggtggcTAGGATTGCGAAAGAGACGGAGCCATGGCAGTGTAAAACGTTCCATGGTCCTGATGGCAGTATTAGAGAGTGGTGA
- a CDS encoding 2-dehydropantoate 2-reductase, protein MSERTLEVLVYGLGAIGSFYAFILSRSEHVHLTVVARSNFEAVSANGISIDSQNHGKHHVKPHKVFRTVAEAGQKFDFIICTNKAVDQLSTVSDITPGVGDNTSIVIIQNGVGNEDAFREKFPSATIISCVTWVGARQPEPGFIHHTTSEDMQVGLYPNKAGDASQDSQRLAQFESLLSIGKTIFQIVPNIQVQRWEKVVWNAAWNSLTALTLMDTHAWLSSSDLSTPMTRKLMKEVIDVANALSVPLGYELIDRLLEKILAMPPIGSSMRTDYENGKPMEVEVILGYPVRKGRELGIDVATIETLYTILLAINKRLISAQSK, encoded by the exons ATGAGTGAAAGAACCTTGGAAGTCTTGGTCTATGGCCTTGGAGC GATCGGGTCTTTCTATGCCTTCATTCTGAGCCGTAGTGAACATGTTCACCTAACCGTCGTCGCCCGATCGAATTTCGAGGCTGTTTCCGCGAACGGTATCTCGATTGACAGCCAGAACCATGGCAAACACCATGTAAAACCTCACAAGG TTTTTCGAACTGTCGCCGAGGCTGGTCAGAAGtttgacttcatcatctgcacGAATAAAGCAGTCGACCAGCTCAGTACTGTTTCTGACATTACCCCCGGCGTCGGTGATAACACCTCAATTGTCATCATCCAGAACGGTGTTGGCAATGAGGATGCGTTCCGTGAAAAGTTCCCGAGTGCAACTATAATTTCATGCGTG ACGTGGGTTGGTGCAAGGCAGCCAGAACCTGGTTTCATACATCATACGACTTCCGAGGATATGCAAGTTGGGTTGTACCCAAACAAAGCGGGCGACGCATCACAAGACAGCCAACGCCTCGCTCAGTTTGAATCACTTCTGTCAATTGGCAAGACCATCTTCCAAATAGTTCCCAATATCCAGGTTCAACGATGGGAAAAGGTAGTTTGGAACGCAGCGTGGAATTCGCTCACTGCTCTTACACTGATGGACACGCATGCATGGCTAAGCTCTTCTGACCTGTCGACTCCCATGACGAGAAAGCTAATGAAGGAAGTCATTGATGTTGCTAATGCGCTTAGTGTTCCTTTGGGGTATGAACTGATCGATAGGCTTCTGGAGAAGATATTGGCGATGCCGCCTATTGGGAGCAGTATGAGGACGGATTATGAGAATGGTAAGCCAATGGAGGTTGAGGTCATTTTGGGGTATCCTGTTAGGAAGGGGAGGGAGCTCGGTATTGATGTTGCGACCATTGAGACTCTGTATACCATCCTGCTGGCCATCAACAAGCGGCTTATAAGCGCGCAGAGCAAGTGA
- a CDS encoding 2-deoxy-D-gluconate 3-dehydrogenase produces MTSILESLFSLKGRKAVVTGGTRGIGQAMALSLAEAGADIILVQRNERNIESKTLIEKLDRKAFIYTADLSSQEQVENLSKRILADGHDVSILITCAGIQRRHPAHQFPMSDWDEVLQVNLRTVWTLCRDLGSYMLTRKPDSSGHRGSIINVASLVSFQGGLTVPAYAAAKGGIAQLTKALSNEWASQGVNVNAVAPGYVATDMNEALINDEKRAESILSRIPAGRWGCPEDFKGVTVFLAGRGSLYVSGELVTVDGGWMGR; encoded by the exons ATGACGAGCATCTTGGAATCTCTATTTTCATTAAAGGGCCGTAAGGCTGTTGTTACTGGTGGCACGAGAGGCATCGGACAGGCTATGGCTCTATCGCTTGCAGAAGCAGGCGCAGATATCATCCTGGTGCAG AGAAACGAAAGAAACATCGAGAGCAAGACATTGATAGAAAAGCTTGACCGAAAAGCTTTCATATACACTGCGGACCTCAGTAGTCAAGAAcaagttgagaatctcaGCAAACGCATCCTCGCTGACGGTCACGACGtcagcatcttgatcacCTGTGCCGGCATCCAACGACGACACCCCGCCCATCAATTCCCCATGAGCGACTGGGACGAAGTCCTCCAAGTCAACCTCCGCACAGTCTGGACCCTATGCCGCGATCTAGGTTCATACATGCTAACCCGCAAGCCCGACTCCAGCGGCCATCGcggaagcatcatcaacgtcgCGTCACTCGTCAGCTTCCAAGGCGGTCTTACAGTTCCCGCGTACGCAGCAGCCAAAGGCGGGATCGCACAGCTTACAAAAGCTTTGAGTAACGAGTGGGCGAGTCAGGGTGTTAATGTGAATGCTGTTGCGCCGGGATATGTTGCTACGGATATGAATGAGGCGCTGATTAATGATGAAAAGAGGGCGGAGAGTATTTTGTCGAGGATTCCGGCGGGGAGGTGGGGATGTCCTGAGGATTTCAAGGGTGTTACGGTGTTTTTGGCGGGGAGGGGGAGTTTGTATGTTTCTGGGGAGTTGGTTACCGTTgatggtggatggatgggacGATAG